CCAGATGCCTGAATGAGAGACTCTACCCCAAGTGGGCAAGAAGACCAGCCTTCAGACTGTGTATTCAGTGCCTACTCAGACCGTGTATGTAAAGTACTGAGGGGGATCAGGAAGAGTCCATTGGTTTTAGCAGTTCCCCTCACTCCCTGGATGTTTAGACCATGAAGCAGGTTCACTCCAGGTGGACAGTTTAGGCACATAAGGTCACTTACCTTAAAATAAAGAGGAATGGGGTTCTGGGGCTGCCTCCAGATGATGACCATGACTCCAatgatgagcagcagcagcagcacagccactGGTGTGTACTTGGAGTCTCCAGAGAACCCCTGACTGGACCACTGGACCAGGATCAGGCTCAATATTATCATCAGGAGAACTACAGGGGTCAAGGTGGAGGAGAACAGGTTCACCTTCAGAAGCTGAAGATGTCAAGACCTTGGGCCACACCTCTCCCCAGGCTGCCCACCTCAGCAAGGGACCTCATATCACCAAGACTCCTCAGTTGACAAAATACACACTCCAACACCATACTGTCAATTTCAGAAAATGACCAAAGAGAAATCCCACTGCTCACCGAGTAGTGAGGCACATCCGTAGACAATCTGGCCAGATTTCCTAGTGGGGATGGTGCTGATAGGGAACCACAGACTCTTTAAATGGTTTAAAACTCTTTGAATGTTTGAGTTTCTTGCTTCAGGTTCAGAGTCCAACGGATGTTCATCAGGGCCAGGCATCTCAAGTCCCTCCTCTGTATTCTCATTCTTGCTTAATTTCTGGTCTGGCTGGTACCTGAATTTGAGATTTTAAGGCAATATTAACAGCAGCCCCTACTCATCCAACATCACACAGCCTATTCCCCATGTGTCCTGTCTTAACCAAGCAGGACTTTTAGACGATAGCATGAAGGCAGAAGATGCTTACCTCCCAACTAATCCCCAAGACTCCCTACTGAAGTGTAGTGGGGTCTCACCTGAGCACAAGAATAGAAAATGCCACCAGGGAGTAAATGAGCAGGGTCCCGACTGCCACGAGCTCCAGAAGATCTGTGTACTTGAATAGTAATGCCATGACTCCTAGAATGAGGGCACAAACAAGGTGGGAAGGGAGTGAGAAACAGCTGGAAAAATGTAAGTTAAAGGTGggtttcaattttgtttttaacctgCAAGATTTCCAGCAGACATGATGGCCACAATACGGGTGCCTGTGCGGACATGGATCCGGGTAAGTACCCGGAAAAGGAGCCCGTCCTGTGCCATCGTGTAGATCAAAAGAGGCATTCTGAACACGGCACCATGGAGTCTGGAAGAGAAGATGGAAACatgtaaggatgtggagaagcaGACAGACTGGGACTTCTGCTCTCTTGTCGGCTTAGCGTAAGGTGTCTCCCTGTCTTCACTACCAATTCTAAGGGTTGGGAGATCTGAGTATCTGACAGTAGACAGGGAGAAAACCATGGCACTGACCTGGATATAAGATCACATAGTGTGCCAATAGTCACGAAATATCTGGCGGGGAGCCACCAACTGTGGAGAACGCTTTGTGGCAAAAGGTCGTGAGGCTGAATCTGGTAGTAGGGCACAATGAGGGTGAGTGCCGCTGAGACATTGGAGTAGGCCAAAAAGCAGATGAAGATCGTGATCATGATGCTCCAGGGGATGGAACGATGAGGATTTATAGCTTCTACCCCTGCCAAAAGGGAAGAAGTGTTGGGTCAGGAAAACACAGTCAGGTGAAATCACAAAATCCCCCTTTTTTTTGCACTCCACAAACAGGTTTCCCCTAAGCCAGGGGCAGCCAGTCTGTTCCCAAACCCCAGATGGGACCCACAGTGACCATGTTACCTTTAGTGGCAAAGCCATCAACACCCAAAAAATAAGTAGAAACATGTAGctgttccctggagaatcccttcaAAGCCAAAAGGTGCAAACCCTCCAGAACCCAGAGGGCCCAAGCTAtggtgagagaaggaaagagaaagaatgtagGTGAGGTGTGTTCTGCCATCTCTACTGAGCTTCTCCCTTCATACCTCAAGTCCTGGGCTCCAGGACTTGCTTCATCTGGATCCATCAGCCCAGATATCTTTAGTCCACACCATACCAGCTCTGCATGCCCGTCAACCATATATTATGGCCAATATTACCCTCCTAAACCATAGATGTCTCTGGATCCAGATGTGTTCAGTTTGTAGTCCTGTTCTGTGAGCTTCCAGTTATGCAGATCTCCCTTAACGAAGCCAGTGACGATAATGAAAATGAGAACCAAAAGGTTGATAACTTGGGATATTCTGATAACCAGGATTAATTCACGAGCTCCCAGAAGCAGTAGTCCTGTGGGAAAGATGTAATATGAAACACTCAAACTATTGATACATTTATAGATACACTGGTCATgaaaacaccctttttcaacaacacaagagatgactcctCACTTGGACATAATCAGAagttcaatactgaaatcagatttattatattgtttgtagctgaagatggagaggctctatatagtcagcaaaagaagacctggagctgactgtggctcagatcatcagctccttaatgcaaaattcaagcttaaattgaagaaagtagggaaaactactagaccattcaggtatgacctaaataaaatccattataattaaacagtggaggtgacaaatagattcaagggattagatccagtaggcagactgcctgaagaactaaggcCAGAGATtcctaacactgtacaggaggcaatgaccaaaaccatccccaaggaaaagaaatgcagaaaggcaaaatgggtgtctgaggaggctttacaaataggtgAGGGAAgatgagaagtgaaagacaaaggagaaagggaaagatataaccaactggatgcagaattccagagaatagcagggagagacaagaaagccatcttaagtgaacaatgaaaagaaatag
The nucleotide sequence above comes from Bos indicus x Bos taurus breed Angus x Brahman F1 hybrid chromosome 18, Bos_hybrid_MaternalHap_v2.0, whole genome shotgun sequence. Encoded proteins:
- the LOC113876029 gene encoding LOW QUALITY PROTEIN: cationic amino acid transporter 3-like (The sequence of the model RefSeq protein was modified relative to this genomic sequence to represent the inferred CDS: inserted 1 base in 1 codon; deleted 1 base in 1 codon), which codes for MSSMVRQFVRQFGQKLIRKLPLEPIDESKRPVAHLNTLNLVIWGVGGMLMSVMYIVTGGLAKYVAGPAIIISLLVAALYSMLSGLYYAEFGAWVPRSGSAYLYSYVTMGQLYAFIAGWNSILPVVTATAISARASSYILDNLIGNHISQALQETFSLHLPYSLATYADXFALGLVLLMTGLLLLGARELILVIRISQVINLLVLIFIIVTGFVKGDLHNWKLTEQDYKLNTSGSRDIYGLGGLGPLGSGGFAPFGFEGILQGTATCFYLFLGVDGFATKGVEAINPHRSIPWSIMITIFICFLAYSNVSAALTLIVPYYQIQPHDLLPQSVLHSWWLPARYFVTIGTLCDLISRLHGAVFRMPLLIYTMAQDGLLFRVLTRIHVRTGTRIVAIMSAGNLAGVMALLFKYTDLLELVAVGTLLIYSLVAFSILVLRYQPDQKLSKNENTEEGLEMPGPDEHPLDSEPEARNSNIQRVLNHLKSLWFPISTIPTRKSGQIVYGCASLLVLLMIILSLILVQWSSQGFSGDSKYTPVAVLLLLLIIGVMVIIWRQPQNPIPLYFKVPALPLLPLVSIFVNIYLMMQITSGTWAIFGIWNVVGFLIYFGYGIRHSLEENDEH